In Athalia rosae chromosome 6, iyAthRosa1.1, whole genome shotgun sequence, one DNA window encodes the following:
- the LOC105683177 gene encoding uncharacterized protein LOC105683177 isoform X4 gives MDESVFPRIVVAASHAALSGDLAVLILGLPPVEQTTTPVSTTTEEVDIVMEEEQDTGSQKMDGQNSKVPLVLRVMRLDGFTSELVGEVTVDPVPVSGGNLSLTVPCGFLSRGGTYSLQLQEKNSPVPAKLTDISSMHDVQMRTTLDVRWPTPSLSLEPQHFETYPGQPVLATLEYTGISCTPSPGVPIATYSMQLIYCGPSVLSCDTRNKSHVQVLYSEEVKGFPGQRVVNLQCELFGQSGHYALRLKPTAGNPTAPTTSAYIKVEWSDQFVFNVHARSIYPCDGGSGGVSVLFEYPACRLQGDRVRVYGRLRADVASLAPPSTLHYLAELKAPPGKHTLTFDCEIFTERFVEYCFSYVSQAITGAMSQVRVDCIPTFPLQDGDAGAWGPWSQWTPCSSSCVGGTRHRYRFCDTPPPRYGAKFCQGQAVETETCGGSDRLDLRENWSPGDWECRHGKELAAEKPEVAAEVGKTCRCGCLVVLGENKTRRILAASTQACPGRSFWLVQADADHQVRLHLDQTRFPCKDQYVRIRDGDSLSAQLLADVAYDKTSPVSETVLSSGTSLLVEFFSDEEAAEHLSCVGGFLAHATMFVNEYPDNETVLPADFLTPKIMAAAGRWALWLTPAHLAAATILVLMFLVSLFLALQYAFKYRKYEIAEDLDSLTDNSACSGSMQGLARRARALSSATLISEVVSLVRLPRRGPPKHARLEETPADLEDGYESTETQPEGDDEGNVESGTLKDKESDEISQNATTPRSTGTTTRRSSTNSNASASGQPEVKYARPVKLRTVVGPISPVSEEASNSECSRRYSVTSASISLNNVRVPHPKPSTLLQVKGFSPASTSSNASNFRCGKESKDRRNRERLLQGPGSEFSLTNQDMDLELDYYDYNVVNAGAAPGSYLGMDPAFLVWIPPLDPGESDILQAIEEDHHYEEIPDRCGRGPKIDTEGAALTPAEYKIVMGNAKSKDEGVDRVNTEVSSCQYEIIPKRIDPGESRLHDEIISEYKARLSEGVLPIHRILVESRVRVSDESLARCVQDDSDIPTDVIPNRLNNDNPDKSEARFAPKVNRNRLTNEQERSRTPPSSVSKNFGTRTRFPSDVRRVGKTSGDSEYTGSRFSDDFDGSKVQLTPSKLRNRTISEDIIVKEGISVGGTGERTKTKVNLGVGLTPKYRKDVSVRRKERGSDIDRVNNRDGLIVSKHNTPRVQRSCKEDVTELNVVTCSDKNVEDVVNIPLREFPRGRMTESPVRVHCTRLKETNRRETELINQEIQSPDYGVEADMKDETCKGFYDLIGEGEDGFKFADDDDDYIDNKVQTA, from the exons ATGGACGAGTCGGTTTTTCCAAGGATCGTTGTAGCTGCGTCGCACGCTGCTCTATCCGGCGATCTCGCCGTTCTAATATTGGGTTTACCACCCGTGGAACAAACAACAACACCCGTGTCAACTACCACGGAAGAGGTCGATATCGTAATGGAGGAAGAACAAGACACAGGTAGCCAGAAAATGGACGgtcaaaattcaaaagttcCCCTTGTACTGAG aGTGATGCGTTTGGACGGTTTCACGTCGGAGTTGGTGGGTGAGGTCACCGTCGATCCCGTACCCGTATCCGGTGGAAATCTTTCGCTGACGGTACCCTGCGGTTTTTTGTCCCGAGGTGGAACTTATTCTCTTCAACTTCAGGAGAAGAACTCCCCGGTACCGGCCAAACTCACCGATATCTCATCCATGCACGATGTTCAG ATGAGAACGACCCTCGACGTGAGATGGCCGACGCCTTCGCTATCCTTGGAGCCGCAACATTTCGAGACCTATCCCGGTCAGCCCGTACTAGCCACCCTGGAATACACCGGGATATCGTGCACGCCATCGCCAGGTGTCCCCATCGCGACTTACTCGATGCAATTGATATACTGCGGGCCGAGTGTTCTATCGTGTGACACGCGAAACAAAAGTCACGTCCAG GTCTTGTACTCCGAAGAGGTGAAAGGTTTCCCGGGGCAGAGGGTGGTCAATCTTCAATGTGAATTATTCGGACAATCCGGGCACTATGCTCTGAGACTGAAACCAACGGCTGGAAATCCAACGGCCCCAACGACGAGCGCCTACATCAAA GTGGAATGGTCGGATCAATTCGTCTTCAACGTTCACGCGAGATCAATTTACCCCTGCGACGGCGGTAGCGGCGGTGTTTCCGTTCTCTTCGAATATCCAGCTTGTCGACTTCAGGGTGATCGCGTACGAGTTTACGGAAGGCTAAGAGCTGACGTCGCTTCCCTGGCACCCCCGTCTACTTTGCATTATTTAGCCGAACTTAAAGCACCACCTGGTAAACACACCCTGACCTTTGACTGCGAGATATTCACAGAGAGATTCGTCGAGTATTGTTTCAGCTACGTGAGCCAAGCAATTACCGGCGCCATGTCGCAAGTTAGGGTTGATTGCATACCGACGTTTCCACTTCAAG ATGGAGATGCCGGAGCATGGGGACCTTGGAGTCAATGGACACCCTGTAGCAGCTCTTGCGTCGGCGGTACGAGACACAGATACCGATTTTGCGACACACCACCCCCGAGATACGGTGCCAAGTTCTGTCAG GGACAGGCGGTCGAGACGGAAACCTGCGGAGGATCCGATCGACTCGATCTTCGGGAGAATTGGAGTCCTGGCGACTGGGAGTGTCGTCACGGGAAGGAGTTAGCGGCAGAAAAGCCCGAAGTTGCTGCCGAAGTTGGAAAAACCTGCAGATGCGGATGTCTGGTGGTACTCGGTGAAAATAAGACCAGAAGAATACTTGCCGCTAGCACGCAGGCTTGTCCAGGCAGATCCTTCTGGCTGGTTCAG GCCGACGCCGATCATCAGGTCCGTCTTCACCTGGACCAAACGAGATTTCCTTGCAAGGATCAGTACGTTAGAATCCGCGACGGGGATTCCCTGAGTGCCCAGTTATTGGCCGACGTTGCCTACGATAAAACCTCACCGGTCTCAGAAACGGTATTATCATCCGGAACCAGCTTACTCGTGGAATTTTTTAGCGACGAAGAAGCGGCGGAACACTTGTCGTGCGTAGGGGGATTTCTGGCTCACGCGACGATGTTCG TCAACGAATATCCCGACAATGAGACTGTGTTACCCGCTGATTTTCTGACTCCAAAAATAATGGCTGCAGCTGGAAGATGGGCGCTGTGGCTGACCCCGGCGCATTTGGCGGCCGCGACAATTCTCGTCCTAATGTTTCTAGTTTCCCTATTCCTGGCCCTGCAGTACGCATTCAAATACAGAAAATACGAGATAGCCGAGGACCTCGATAGTCTGACGGATAATTCGG CTTGCAGCGGATCGATGCAGGGGTTAGCGAGAAGGGCGCGTGCTCTTTCCTCGGCAACGTTGATATCCGAGGTCGTTTCTTTGGTCCGATTGCCAAGGCGAGGTCCTCCGAAACACGCGAGGCTGGAAGAAACACCGGCTGACCTGGAAGACGGATACGAAAGCACCGAAACGCAACCCGA AGGCGATGACGAGGGGAATGTCGAGTCCGGAACTTTGAAGGACAAAGAATCGGacgaaatttctcaaaatgcCACAACCCCCAGATCCACTGGTACCACGACCAGACGCTCTTCCACAAATTCTAACGCTTCGGCCTCCGGACAACCCGAGGTCAAGTACGCCCGACCAGTTAA GTTGCGGACGGTCGTCGGGCCGATCAGTCCGGTGTCAGAAGAAGCTTCAAACTCGGAATGTAGCAGACGTTACAGCGTAACGAGTGCCTCGATCAGCCTGAATAACGTAAGAGTCCCTCACCCAAAACCATCCACCCTTCTGCAAGTCAAG GGTTTCTCTCCGGCGAGTACGTCTTCGAATGCATCCAACTTCCGTTGCGGTAAAGAATCAAAAGATCGACGCAACAGGGAACGCCTTCTCCAAGGGCCCGGATCCGAATTCAGCCTCACTAATCAGGACATGGATTTAGAACTCGATTACTACGATTACAACGTTGTGAACGCCGGAGCTGCACCTGGTTCATATTTGGGGATGGATCCGGCGTTTCTGGTTTGGATCCCCCCCTTGGATCCTGGGGAGTCTGACATTTTACAAGCTATCGAAGAGGATCATCATTACGAGGAAATACCGGATCGATGCGGTAGAGGCCCAAAAATCGACACCGAAGGCGCCGCTTTAACGCCCGCTGAATACAAGATCGTTATGGGCAATGCAAAGTCTAAAGACGAGGGAGTCGATCGGGTAAATACCGAAGTATCTTCCTGTCAgtatgaaattattccgaAGAGAATCGATCCGGGTGAAAGTCGATTACACGACGAAATAATATCGGAATATAAGGCACGGTTGAGCGAGGGCGTTCTACCGATTCACAGAATATTAGTTGAGTCTAGAGTTAGAGTTAGCGACGAATCTTTAGCTAGGTGCGTTCAGGATGATTCCGATATCCCCACCGACGTTATTCCTAATAGATTGAATAATGACAATCCTGATAAATCGGAGGCAAGATTTGCTCCCAAAGTGAATAGAAATCGTCTTACCAATGAACAGGAACGTTCTAGAACACCGCCTAGcagtgtttcgaaaaatttcggtacGAGAACAAGATTTCCCTCGGATGTGAGGAGAGTTGGAAAAACGAGCGGAGATTCGGAATATACCGGTAGTAGATTTTCCGACGATTTTGACGGCTCGAAAGTTCAATTAACTCCAAGTAAACTCAGGAACCGTACAATTAGCGAAGATATTATCGTAAAGGAAGGAATCTCGGTGGGGGGTACCGGCGAACGGACGAAAACGAAAGTAAATTTGGGCGTAGGGCTCACCCCCAAATATCGTAAAGACGTGAGCGTTAGGAGGAAGGAGAGAGGCTCGGATATCGATCGCGTCAACAATCGTGATGGTTTGATAGTTTCAAAGCACAATACACCGAGAGTGCAACGTAGTTGTAAAGAGGACGTTACTGAATTGAACGTCGTAACTTGTAGCGATAAAAATGTCGAAGACGTCGTCAACATACCTTTAAGGGAATTTCCTAGAGGTAGAATGACCGAGTCACCGGTTAGAGTGCACTGCACCAGACTAAAAGAAACTAATAGAAGAGAAACAGAATTAATAAATCAGGAAATTCAAAGTCCCGATTACGGTGTCGAAGCTGACATGAAAGACGAAACTTGCAAAGGGTTTTACGATTTAATTGGCGAAGGCGAAGACGGTTTCAAGTTTgccgatgacgacgacgattataTCGACAACAAAGTTCAAACAGCTTGA
- the LOC105683177 gene encoding uncharacterized protein LOC105683177 isoform X2, whose amino-acid sequence MSWSSSWSPLQILLLILLKCATLTAILPMDESVFPRIVVAASHAALSGDLAVLILGLPPVEQTTTPVSTTTEEVDIVMEEEQDTGSQKMDGQNSKVPLVLRVMRLDGFTSELVGEVTVDPVPVSGGNLSLTVPCGFLSRGGTYSLQLQEKNSPVPAKLTDISSMHDVQMRTTLDVRWPTPSLSLEPQHFETYPGQPVLATLEYTGISCTPSPGVPIATYSMQLIYCGPSVLSCDTRNKSHVQVLYSEEVKGFPGQRVVNLQCELFGQSGHYALRLKPTAGNPTAPTTSAYIKVEWSDQFVFNVHARSIYPCDGGSGGVSVLFEYPACRLQGDRVRVYGRLRADVASLAPPSTLHYLAELKAPPGKHTLTFDCEIFTERFVEYCFSYVSQAITGAMSQVRVDCIPTFPLQDGDAGAWGPWSQWTPCSSSCVGGTRHRYRFCDTPPPRYGAKFCQGQAVETETCGGSDRLDLRENWSPGDWECRHGKELAAEKPEVAAEVGKTCRCGCLVVLGENKTRRILAASTQACPGRSFWLVQADADHQVRLHLDQTRFPCKDQYVRIRDGDSLSAQLLADVAYDKTSPVSETVLSSGTSLLVEFFSDEEAAEHLSCVGGFLAHATMFVNEYPDNETVLPADFLTPKIMAAAGRWALWLTPAHLAAATILVLMFLVSLFLALQYAFKYRKYEIAEDLDSLTDNSACSGSMQGLARRARALSSATLISEVVSLVRLPRRGPPKHARLEETPADLEDGYESTETQPEGDDEGNVESGTLKDKESDEISQNATTPRSTGTTTRRSSTNSNASASGQPEVKYARPVKLRTVVGPISPVSEEASNSECSRRYSVTSASISLNNGFSPASTSSNASNFRCGKESKDRRNRERLLQGPGSEFSLTNQDMDLELDYYDYNVVNAGAAPGSYLGMDPAFLVWIPPLDPGESDILQAIEEDHHYEEIPDRCGRGPKIDTEGAALTPAEYKIVMGNAKSKDEGVDRVNTEVSSCQYEIIPKRIDPGESRLHDEIISEYKARLSEGVLPIHRILVESRVRVSDESLARCVQDDSDIPTDVIPNRLNNDNPDKSEARFAPKVNRNRLTNEQERSRTPPSSVSKNFGTRTRFPSDVRRVGKTSGDSEYTGSRFSDDFDGSKVQLTPSKLRNRTISEDIIVKEGISVGGTGERTKTKVNLGVGLTPKYRKDVSVRRKERGSDIDRVNNRDGLIVSKHNTPRVQRSCKEDVTELNVVTCSDKNVEDVVNIPLREFPRGRMTESPVRVHCTRLKETNRRETELINQEIQSPDYGVEADMKDETCKGFYDLIGEGEDGFKFADDDDDYIDNKVQTA is encoded by the exons CCACGTTGACGGCAATTCTGCCGATGGACGAGTCGGTTTTTCCAAGGATCGTTGTAGCTGCGTCGCACGCTGCTCTATCCGGCGATCTCGCCGTTCTAATATTGGGTTTACCACCCGTGGAACAAACAACAACACCCGTGTCAACTACCACGGAAGAGGTCGATATCGTAATGGAGGAAGAACAAGACACAGGTAGCCAGAAAATGGACGgtcaaaattcaaaagttcCCCTTGTACTGAG aGTGATGCGTTTGGACGGTTTCACGTCGGAGTTGGTGGGTGAGGTCACCGTCGATCCCGTACCCGTATCCGGTGGAAATCTTTCGCTGACGGTACCCTGCGGTTTTTTGTCCCGAGGTGGAACTTATTCTCTTCAACTTCAGGAGAAGAACTCCCCGGTACCGGCCAAACTCACCGATATCTCATCCATGCACGATGTTCAG ATGAGAACGACCCTCGACGTGAGATGGCCGACGCCTTCGCTATCCTTGGAGCCGCAACATTTCGAGACCTATCCCGGTCAGCCCGTACTAGCCACCCTGGAATACACCGGGATATCGTGCACGCCATCGCCAGGTGTCCCCATCGCGACTTACTCGATGCAATTGATATACTGCGGGCCGAGTGTTCTATCGTGTGACACGCGAAACAAAAGTCACGTCCAG GTCTTGTACTCCGAAGAGGTGAAAGGTTTCCCGGGGCAGAGGGTGGTCAATCTTCAATGTGAATTATTCGGACAATCCGGGCACTATGCTCTGAGACTGAAACCAACGGCTGGAAATCCAACGGCCCCAACGACGAGCGCCTACATCAAA GTGGAATGGTCGGATCAATTCGTCTTCAACGTTCACGCGAGATCAATTTACCCCTGCGACGGCGGTAGCGGCGGTGTTTCCGTTCTCTTCGAATATCCAGCTTGTCGACTTCAGGGTGATCGCGTACGAGTTTACGGAAGGCTAAGAGCTGACGTCGCTTCCCTGGCACCCCCGTCTACTTTGCATTATTTAGCCGAACTTAAAGCACCACCTGGTAAACACACCCTGACCTTTGACTGCGAGATATTCACAGAGAGATTCGTCGAGTATTGTTTCAGCTACGTGAGCCAAGCAATTACCGGCGCCATGTCGCAAGTTAGGGTTGATTGCATACCGACGTTTCCACTTCAAG ATGGAGATGCCGGAGCATGGGGACCTTGGAGTCAATGGACACCCTGTAGCAGCTCTTGCGTCGGCGGTACGAGACACAGATACCGATTTTGCGACACACCACCCCCGAGATACGGTGCCAAGTTCTGTCAG GGACAGGCGGTCGAGACGGAAACCTGCGGAGGATCCGATCGACTCGATCTTCGGGAGAATTGGAGTCCTGGCGACTGGGAGTGTCGTCACGGGAAGGAGTTAGCGGCAGAAAAGCCCGAAGTTGCTGCCGAAGTTGGAAAAACCTGCAGATGCGGATGTCTGGTGGTACTCGGTGAAAATAAGACCAGAAGAATACTTGCCGCTAGCACGCAGGCTTGTCCAGGCAGATCCTTCTGGCTGGTTCAG GCCGACGCCGATCATCAGGTCCGTCTTCACCTGGACCAAACGAGATTTCCTTGCAAGGATCAGTACGTTAGAATCCGCGACGGGGATTCCCTGAGTGCCCAGTTATTGGCCGACGTTGCCTACGATAAAACCTCACCGGTCTCAGAAACGGTATTATCATCCGGAACCAGCTTACTCGTGGAATTTTTTAGCGACGAAGAAGCGGCGGAACACTTGTCGTGCGTAGGGGGATTTCTGGCTCACGCGACGATGTTCG TCAACGAATATCCCGACAATGAGACTGTGTTACCCGCTGATTTTCTGACTCCAAAAATAATGGCTGCAGCTGGAAGATGGGCGCTGTGGCTGACCCCGGCGCATTTGGCGGCCGCGACAATTCTCGTCCTAATGTTTCTAGTTTCCCTATTCCTGGCCCTGCAGTACGCATTCAAATACAGAAAATACGAGATAGCCGAGGACCTCGATAGTCTGACGGATAATTCGG CTTGCAGCGGATCGATGCAGGGGTTAGCGAGAAGGGCGCGTGCTCTTTCCTCGGCAACGTTGATATCCGAGGTCGTTTCTTTGGTCCGATTGCCAAGGCGAGGTCCTCCGAAACACGCGAGGCTGGAAGAAACACCGGCTGACCTGGAAGACGGATACGAAAGCACCGAAACGCAACCCGA AGGCGATGACGAGGGGAATGTCGAGTCCGGAACTTTGAAGGACAAAGAATCGGacgaaatttctcaaaatgcCACAACCCCCAGATCCACTGGTACCACGACCAGACGCTCTTCCACAAATTCTAACGCTTCGGCCTCCGGACAACCCGAGGTCAAGTACGCCCGACCAGTTAA GTTGCGGACGGTCGTCGGGCCGATCAGTCCGGTGTCAGAAGAAGCTTCAAACTCGGAATGTAGCAGACGTTACAGCGTAACGAGTGCCTCGATCAGCCTGAATAAC GGTTTCTCTCCGGCGAGTACGTCTTCGAATGCATCCAACTTCCGTTGCGGTAAAGAATCAAAAGATCGACGCAACAGGGAACGCCTTCTCCAAGGGCCCGGATCCGAATTCAGCCTCACTAATCAGGACATGGATTTAGAACTCGATTACTACGATTACAACGTTGTGAACGCCGGAGCTGCACCTGGTTCATATTTGGGGATGGATCCGGCGTTTCTGGTTTGGATCCCCCCCTTGGATCCTGGGGAGTCTGACATTTTACAAGCTATCGAAGAGGATCATCATTACGAGGAAATACCGGATCGATGCGGTAGAGGCCCAAAAATCGACACCGAAGGCGCCGCTTTAACGCCCGCTGAATACAAGATCGTTATGGGCAATGCAAAGTCTAAAGACGAGGGAGTCGATCGGGTAAATACCGAAGTATCTTCCTGTCAgtatgaaattattccgaAGAGAATCGATCCGGGTGAAAGTCGATTACACGACGAAATAATATCGGAATATAAGGCACGGTTGAGCGAGGGCGTTCTACCGATTCACAGAATATTAGTTGAGTCTAGAGTTAGAGTTAGCGACGAATCTTTAGCTAGGTGCGTTCAGGATGATTCCGATATCCCCACCGACGTTATTCCTAATAGATTGAATAATGACAATCCTGATAAATCGGAGGCAAGATTTGCTCCCAAAGTGAATAGAAATCGTCTTACCAATGAACAGGAACGTTCTAGAACACCGCCTAGcagtgtttcgaaaaatttcggtacGAGAACAAGATTTCCCTCGGATGTGAGGAGAGTTGGAAAAACGAGCGGAGATTCGGAATATACCGGTAGTAGATTTTCCGACGATTTTGACGGCTCGAAAGTTCAATTAACTCCAAGTAAACTCAGGAACCGTACAATTAGCGAAGATATTATCGTAAAGGAAGGAATCTCGGTGGGGGGTACCGGCGAACGGACGAAAACGAAAGTAAATTTGGGCGTAGGGCTCACCCCCAAATATCGTAAAGACGTGAGCGTTAGGAGGAAGGAGAGAGGCTCGGATATCGATCGCGTCAACAATCGTGATGGTTTGATAGTTTCAAAGCACAATACACCGAGAGTGCAACGTAGTTGTAAAGAGGACGTTACTGAATTGAACGTCGTAACTTGTAGCGATAAAAATGTCGAAGACGTCGTCAACATACCTTTAAGGGAATTTCCTAGAGGTAGAATGACCGAGTCACCGGTTAGAGTGCACTGCACCAGACTAAAAGAAACTAATAGAAGAGAAACAGAATTAATAAATCAGGAAATTCAAAGTCCCGATTACGGTGTCGAAGCTGACATGAAAGACGAAACTTGCAAAGGGTTTTACGATTTAATTGGCGAAGGCGAAGACGGTTTCAAGTTTgccgatgacgacgacgattataTCGACAACAAAGTTCAAACAGCTTGA